Proteins found in one Sulfurovum xiamenensis genomic segment:
- a CDS encoding NAD(P)/FAD-dependent oxidoreductase: MVDMIVVGAGAAGLVAAITSARTGQKVLLLEQNTKIGKKILVSGNGKCNIGNRYITSHRFHGENPDFIDSVLKGYDFQVVEKFFTSLGLELIEGKEGKMFPMSLQASSVVEILEYEAEKAGVEILCDSAVTSISKEEEIFTVETSHGTKRCKKLLLASGSPAAPQLGGSNSGYAFATKMGHTLIPRHPALVQLCSDETWVKTCAGVKVAGITKLYANGEYITEKKGDLLFTNYGISGLAILDLSREVSTRLANYDYCELSLDLMPELSKEKLTNLLLNRIKEGNEKPIELWLHGVINKKLISILLEQSKCKIKQEKDLNRKEVSKLVYTLKNLKLSINDTKGFKGAEVATGGVNTTEINPETMESKLVKNLYFAGEILDVDGDRGGFNFHFAWVSGMRGGKNV, encoded by the coding sequence ATGGTGGATATGATCGTTGTAGGAGCGGGGGCTGCAGGACTAGTCGCTGCCATCACTTCTGCAAGAACAGGACAGAAGGTACTCCTTCTGGAACAAAATACCAAAATCGGCAAAAAAATACTTGTTTCTGGTAACGGAAAATGCAACATAGGCAACAGATATATCACTTCACATCGCTTTCATGGAGAGAACCCTGATTTTATAGATAGCGTGTTGAAAGGATATGACTTTCAAGTCGTAGAAAAGTTTTTCACATCCCTGGGGCTTGAACTCATCGAAGGGAAAGAAGGAAAAATGTTTCCTATGTCATTGCAAGCGAGTTCCGTGGTTGAAATACTTGAGTATGAAGCTGAAAAAGCAGGTGTAGAGATACTCTGTGACTCTGCAGTCACATCCATAAGCAAAGAAGAGGAAATTTTTACTGTAGAGACATCCCATGGCACAAAGCGTTGTAAGAAACTCCTTTTGGCATCAGGTTCGCCTGCCGCACCGCAACTCGGAGGCTCAAACTCCGGATATGCCTTTGCCACAAAAATGGGCCACACTCTCATACCGCGTCACCCTGCTCTTGTACAACTCTGTTCGGATGAAACATGGGTGAAAACCTGTGCAGGAGTAAAAGTGGCTGGGATAACGAAACTCTATGCAAATGGAGAGTACATCACAGAGAAAAAAGGTGATCTGCTCTTCACAAATTATGGCATCAGCGGGTTGGCCATTCTAGATCTTAGCCGAGAGGTCAGTACAAGGCTGGCAAATTATGACTATTGTGAGCTCAGTTTGGACCTCATGCCAGAACTAAGCAAAGAAAAGCTTACCAACCTACTGCTAAATCGCATCAAAGAAGGAAATGAAAAACCTATAGAACTATGGCTTCACGGTGTCATCAACAAAAAACTCATCTCTATCCTTTTGGAACAGTCAAAATGTAAAATCAAACAGGAAAAGGACTTAAACAGAAAAGAGGTCAGTAAGCTGGTCTACACCCTTAAAAATCTCAAGCTCTCCATAAACGATACCAAAGGTTTCAAAGGGGCAGAAGTCGCCACAGGCGGTGTCAATACCACTGAAATCAATCCGGAAACGATGGAATCAAAACTTGTAAAAAATCTCTATTTTGCAGGAGAGATACTCGATGTTGATGGAGACAGGGGAGGATTTAATTTTCACTTTGCCTGGGTGAGTGGGATGAGAGGAGGAAAAAATGTTTAA
- a CDS encoding MTH1187 family thiamine-binding protein, whose translation MSALVEFSMFPTEKTQSKSAFVARVLDIVDKSGLAYQLTPMGTIIEGESVEEVLAVINKAYEELQKDCGRVYSSIKIDWRDGPVGRLGNKVGSVEEKLGRKLNS comes from the coding sequence ATGTCAGCATTAGTAGAATTCAGTATGTTCCCTACGGAAAAAACCCAAAGTAAAAGTGCCTTTGTAGCAAGAGTCTTGGATATTGTGGATAAAAGCGGATTGGCGTACCAGCTTACGCCTATGGGTACGATCATAGAGGGTGAAAGTGTAGAAGAAGTGTTGGCTGTGATTAACAAAGCCTATGAAGAGCTTCAAAAGGATTGCGGTCGTGTCTATAGTTCTATCAAGATAGATTGGCGTGATGGTCCAGTGGGCAGACTGGGTAACAAAGTAGGTTCAGTGGAGGAGAAGCTGGGTCGGAAGTTAAACAGCTAA
- a CDS encoding DUF2892 domain-containing protein, which produces MCAEKIQRLIQASILGFVMGLAGSGMYAAAFILQFAMMVMLVIAGLTGFCPGLIMLKKIFPACKCEETNEKDNN; this is translated from the coding sequence ATGTGTGCTGAAAAGATACAACGTTTAATACAGGCTAGTATACTGGGCTTTGTTATGGGTTTGGCCGGTTCTGGCATGTATGCAGCTGCGTTTATTTTGCAATTTGCCATGATGGTCATGCTTGTTATCGCAGGATTGACAGGCTTCTGTCCAGGGCTTATTATGCTTAAAAAGATCTTCCCTGCGTGTAAATGTGAAGAAACCAATGAAAAGGACAATAACTAA
- the purM gene encoding phosphoribosylformylglycinamidine cyclo-ligase yields the protein MSNISYKDAGVDIDAGNEFVEAIKSDVKSTFDKNVIGGIGSFAGAYALPTGYKEPVILSATDGVGTKLKIAIESGKLDTVGIDLVAMCVNDLICNNGTPMFFLDYYATGKLLPENAKDVVAGIAEGCRRSECALVGGETAEMPGMYSDDDFDLAGFAVGIAERSEMDTVANVKEGQVLIAMPSSGVHSNGYSLVRKLFFDKLGMSLQDDFNGKPLVETLLEPTRIYVKEYKANKQYVKALAHITGGGIVENLPRVLPEGMRAIVNKESIRVLPIFEFMSQYVEEEEMYRAFNMGVGMVWVVDPENVDAVLENTDGYVIGTLEKGEKGVEMV from the coding sequence ATGTCAAATATATCATATAAAGATGCCGGTGTAGATATCGATGCAGGTAATGAGTTTGTAGAAGCGATCAAAAGCGATGTAAAATCTACTTTCGATAAAAATGTGATCGGCGGTATAGGTTCATTTGCCGGAGCCTATGCACTGCCAACGGGTTACAAAGAGCCAGTGATCCTTTCTGCAACAGACGGTGTAGGAACAAAGCTGAAAATTGCCATAGAGAGCGGTAAACTTGATACCGTAGGTATTGACCTTGTAGCCATGTGTGTGAATGATCTTATCTGTAATAACGGTACACCGATGTTCTTCCTGGACTACTATGCAACAGGTAAATTGCTTCCTGAGAATGCAAAAGATGTCGTTGCGGGTATCGCAGAGGGATGTCGTAGATCGGAATGTGCGCTTGTGGGTGGTGAAACAGCAGAAATGCCAGGTATGTATTCAGATGATGACTTTGACCTTGCAGGATTTGCAGTAGGTATCGCAGAACGTTCAGAGATGGATACGGTAGCCAATGTCAAAGAGGGACAGGTCCTCATTGCTATGCCAAGCTCCGGAGTACATTCAAACGGGTATTCATTGGTAAGAAAACTTTTCTTTGACAAGTTGGGTATGAGCCTCCAAGATGATTTTAACGGCAAACCGCTTGTAGAGACGCTGTTGGAACCGACACGTATCTACGTCAAAGAGTATAAAGCCAATAAACAGTACGTAAAAGCCTTAGCCCACATCACAGGTGGAGGAATCGTAGAAAACCTTCCTAGAGTCCTTCCAGAAGGTATGAGAGCGATCGTAAACAAAGAGAGTATCAGGGTACTACCTATCTTTGAATTCATGAGCCAGTATGTGGAAGAAGAAGAGATGTACAGAGCTTTTAACATGGGTGTAGGAATGGTATGGGTAGTAGACCCTGAAAATGTCGATGCCGTACTTGAAAATACAGACGGTTATGTGATCGGTACACTTGAAAAAGGTGAAAAGGGTGTGGAGATGGTTTGA
- a CDS encoding alanine/glycine:cation symporter family protein, whose product MNSIFEQINSILGSFFFFDIFFGKMEGTSMPFIVAWLIVGGIFLTFRFGFINARMFGHAFKIITGKYKTADDVGEITPFQSLTTALSATVGLGNIAGVAIAIAVGGPGATFWMILAGFFGMTLKFTEVTLAQIYREIRPDGRIMGGAMQYLSIGLASKGYIKLGKVLAVMFAVLAIGGSLGAGNAFQTSQAMGALSERIPFFQEYPIIFGLILATLVGFVIIGGIKRIASTAEKIVPVMVFIYLAASLWILITNASQVPAAILTIFHEAFAPTAVAGGLIGVLVQGFKRAAFSSEAGIGSAAIVHSTASVKYPVRQGMVALYEPFIDTIVICSMTALVIVTTGVYDPSGEFANLVASKQGAALTAAAYGTVISWFPVILSFSIVLFAFSTMISWSYYGERSWTYLFGEKYTLLYKLIFVSFTVISSITSASTLLEFSDLLILGMALPNLIGLYMLQGVVHANLKAYLAKWKSGELDKECIEKGVCEPKS is encoded by the coding sequence ATGAACAGTATATTTGAACAAATCAATAGTATTTTAGGCTCTTTTTTCTTCTTTGACATCTTTTTTGGCAAGATGGAAGGGACGAGTATGCCTTTCATCGTTGCATGGTTGATAGTAGGAGGGATTTTTCTTACTTTTCGTTTTGGTTTTATCAATGCACGCATGTTTGGTCATGCCTTTAAGATCATCACAGGTAAATATAAGACTGCTGACGATGTAGGGGAGATCACCCCTTTCCAGTCTTTAACCACTGCCCTATCCGCCACAGTTGGTCTGGGGAATATTGCAGGGGTTGCCATTGCCATAGCGGTAGGAGGACCCGGCGCTACATTCTGGATGATCCTGGCAGGATTCTTTGGTATGACACTCAAATTTACAGAAGTGACCCTTGCACAGATCTATAGAGAGATAAGACCTGATGGACGTATCATGGGTGGAGCGATGCAGTACCTTTCCATAGGACTTGCCTCTAAAGGATATATCAAACTGGGAAAAGTACTCGCTGTGATGTTTGCTGTACTTGCCATAGGAGGATCGTTGGGTGCGGGGAATGCATTCCAAACTTCACAGGCCATGGGTGCACTCTCAGAACGTATCCCTTTCTTTCAAGAGTATCCGATCATTTTCGGTCTGATCTTGGCAACACTGGTAGGATTTGTCATTATCGGAGGTATTAAACGTATCGCCAGTACAGCAGAGAAGATCGTTCCTGTCATGGTATTTATCTATTTGGCCGCATCCTTATGGATACTGATCACCAACGCTTCTCAAGTACCTGCTGCGATCTTAACCATCTTTCATGAAGCCTTTGCTCCTACTGCCGTTGCAGGTGGTCTCATAGGTGTACTTGTACAAGGTTTTAAGCGTGCTGCCTTCTCAAGTGAAGCCGGTATAGGTTCTGCAGCCATTGTACACTCTACTGCCTCAGTCAAATACCCTGTCAGACAGGGGATGGTCGCACTTTATGAACCCTTTATAGATACCATCGTTATCTGTAGTATGACAGCACTTGTGATCGTCACTACAGGTGTCTATGACCCTAGTGGAGAGTTTGCAAACCTCGTGGCTTCAAAACAGGGTGCAGCACTGACGGCAGCAGCCTATGGAACCGTCATTTCATGGTTCCCTGTGATCTTGTCATTCTCTATTGTACTTTTTGCTTTTTCCACGATGATCTCATGGTCTTATTATGGTGAGCGTTCTTGGACGTATCTGTTTGGAGAAAAATATACTCTGTTGTATAAACTGATCTTTGTGTCATTTACAGTGATATCATCCATCACAAGCGCTTCTACACTGTTAGAATTCTCTGATCTTCTTATATTGGGAATGGCCTTGCCAAACCTTATAGGGCTTTATATGCTGCAAGGTGTTGTTCACGCAAATCTCAAAGCGTATCTTGCAAAATGGAAAAGTGGAGAGTTGGATAAAGAGTGTATAGAAAAAGGGGTTTGTGAACCTAAGTCGTAG
- a CDS encoding OmpA family protein encodes MKLTKPIFAATLAAFMLGGCYNQPGLVQDESYDRTKTGVAAGALAGSMIGYNTGKHDAKSAIIGGLLGAAVGGAIGYNMDQQANEVARALGTGVNNDPLAALDPRRDIVVSKYNNYVKIIFRDRMMFATGSSKLQSNARYKVQKVAQVLRNYPQTVVGVAGFTDNVGSYQYNLGLSQRRAATVSDILAVNGRPYTKGCSYNKAIAPNNSAENRALNRRVEVYLYADRNRMSDPCR; translated from the coding sequence ATGAAATTAACCAAACCAATATTTGCTGCTACATTAGCTGCTTTTATGCTTGGAGGATGTTACAATCAGCCAGGCCTAGTTCAAGATGAAAGTTACGATCGTACAAAAACAGGTGTAGCTGCCGGTGCTTTGGCAGGTTCAATGATAGGCTATAATACAGGTAAACATGATGCGAAAAGTGCCATCATAGGTGGTCTTTTAGGTGCTGCTGTAGGTGGAGCTATCGGCTACAATATGGACCAACAAGCTAATGAAGTTGCCCGTGCACTAGGTACAGGTGTGAATAATGACCCTCTAGCAGCGCTTGATCCACGTAGAGACATCGTTGTATCAAAATATAATAACTATGTAAAGATCATATTTAGAGATCGTATGATGTTTGCTACAGGATCATCTAAGCTACAGTCGAATGCAAGATATAAAGTACAAAAAGTCGCACAAGTTTTACGTAACTATCCTCAAACTGTTGTAGGTGTAGCAGGATTTACAGATAATGTAGGAAGCTACCAATACAATCTTGGACTTTCACAAAGACGTGCAGCTACAGTAAGTGATATCCTTGCTGTGAATGGAAGACCCTACACAAAAGGATGTTCGTACAATAAAGCCATCGCACCGAATAACTCTGCTGAAAATAGAGCACTCAACAGAAGAGTAGAAGTCTATCTTTATGCAGACAGAAACAGAATGTCTGATCCTTGCCGTTAA
- a CDS encoding YMGG-like glycine zipper-containing protein, protein MKRNILKYMLVSSTSIILLNGCTGQEVAPNNATQTGAATGAVAGAVIGYNTGSGGGKNAAVGALIGTALGAGIGSAVDSNNPEPVETGGWQ, encoded by the coding sequence ATGAAACGAAATATACTTAAGTATATGCTTGTATCCAGTACAAGTATTATCTTATTAAATGGTTGTACAGGTCAAGAAGTAGCACCTAACAATGCTACACAGACAGGCGCAGCTACCGGTGCTGTGGCAGGTGCAGTGATAGGATACAATACAGGTAGTGGTGGCGGAAAAAATGCTGCGGTAGGTGCGCTTATCGGTACAGCCCTTGGTGCGGGCATAGGAAGTGCGGTGGACAGCAATAATCCAGAACCAGTAGAAACAGGCGGATGGCAATAG
- a CDS encoding replication-associated recombination protein A, translating into MPNLALKYRPKTLDALIGQSHLLGEHAILRKLITSGTLSHTFFYGPPGCGKTTLARVIATLLDRPFYEMNATTLKIEDLRKIFKEYTNALQKPLIFIDEVHRLSKNQQEVLLPFMENQAALIIGASTENPYYSLTAAMRSRSHLFALEAIDETALHTYLDTIIQLEDISVEEDAKEYLVFSSGGDVRAMLNLLESAASVESPITFYTLKQIRPHAMQAGSAESESHYELTSAMIKSIRGSDIDASIYYLARLIDGGEPAEFIARRLAILASEDIGNANPPALNLASSTLNIVKHIGYPEARISLSQLVIYLASSPKSNSAYMAINHALKDIAAGEIHPIPSHIKTHAKNYLYPHDFGGWVKQSYLSVPKKYYDTQQIGFEKTLWQWHEKIVPKS; encoded by the coding sequence TTGCCAAACCTTGCACTGAAATATCGTCCCAAAACACTCGATGCACTGATAGGTCAATCACATCTTTTAGGTGAGCATGCCATACTACGAAAGCTCATCACATCAGGTACCCTCTCCCATACTTTCTTTTACGGACCGCCAGGCTGCGGGAAAACAACGCTTGCAAGGGTGATCGCTACCCTTCTAGATAGACCTTTTTACGAGATGAATGCCACTACACTCAAAATCGAGGATCTTCGCAAGATCTTTAAAGAGTACACCAATGCCTTACAAAAACCTCTTATTTTCATCGATGAGGTCCATAGACTCAGCAAGAACCAGCAAGAAGTACTCTTGCCTTTTATGGAAAACCAGGCAGCCCTGATCATAGGAGCCTCCACAGAGAACCCTTACTATTCACTTACTGCAGCGATGCGTTCCCGTTCTCATCTTTTTGCGCTCGAAGCGATTGATGAAACAGCGTTGCATACCTATCTTGATACCATCATTCAACTTGAAGATATCAGTGTAGAAGAGGATGCAAAAGAGTACCTTGTCTTTTCCAGTGGCGGCGATGTCCGTGCCATGTTAAACCTGCTTGAGAGTGCAGCATCTGTAGAAAGTCCTATCACATTTTATACACTCAAACAGATACGTCCTCATGCCATGCAGGCAGGCAGTGCTGAAAGTGAAAGTCATTATGAACTCACCTCTGCTATGATCAAAAGTATCCGTGGTTCGGATATAGATGCCTCCATCTATTATCTTGCCAGATTGATCGACGGGGGAGAACCTGCAGAGTTCATCGCAAGACGTTTGGCGATACTGGCCAGTGAAGATATAGGCAATGCCAACCCCCCTGCTCTCAATCTTGCCAGTTCCACACTTAACATTGTGAAACATATAGGGTATCCTGAAGCAAGGATCTCTCTTTCACAGCTGGTCATCTACCTCGCCTCATCACCCAAGTCCAACAGTGCTTATATGGCTATCAACCATGCGCTTAAGGATATAGCAGCCGGAGAGATACACCCTATTCCATCCCATATTAAAACCCATGCAAAAAACTATCTCTATCCCCATGATTTTGGTGGCTGGGTCAAACAATCCTACCTTTCAGTACCCAAAAAATACTATGACACACAACAGATAGGTTTTGAAAAAACGCTTTGGCAATGGCATGAGAAAATAGTGCCTAAATCATAA
- a CDS encoding pseudouridine synthase, whose product MRLNKYISHNTKYSRREADKLIEEGEVTLNKQVLKDFAYEVEEDDHIYVKGRPVKKSKEVTVIVYNKPKGVLVTKKDDRGRATIYHKLPGKYRHFVPVGRLDYASEGLLLLTDSPEVATALMESELDRTYNLKIDKPITPEMISAMQEGLVLDDARAGAHEKSKIHSMEFAPFVHFEIRAEGKNFSKLRVTIAEGKNRELRRFFAHFEAKVLDLKRVAFGGIELNNLPTNKTRYFTRREYDDLHKFMKRRTKNAEIEAKNRANAAKQEEKKSDTSKKYSKKD is encoded by the coding sequence ATGAGACTAAACAAATATATATCACATAACACCAAATATTCCAGAAGAGAAGCAGATAAGCTTATTGAAGAGGGAGAGGTCACTCTCAATAAACAAGTGTTGAAAGACTTTGCTTATGAAGTAGAAGAAGATGACCATATCTATGTTAAAGGCAGACCGGTCAAGAAGAGTAAAGAAGTGACTGTCATCGTTTACAACAAACCCAAAGGGGTTCTGGTCACAAAAAAAGATGACAGAGGACGTGCAACCATCTATCATAAACTACCAGGCAAATATAGACACTTTGTACCCGTAGGTAGGCTCGACTATGCCTCTGAAGGACTTTTGCTCTTAACAGACTCTCCAGAAGTCGCAACAGCTCTTATGGAGAGTGAATTAGACCGTACCTATAACCTGAAAATAGACAAACCTATCACACCAGAGATGATCAGCGCGATGCAAGAAGGTCTTGTACTGGATGATGCCCGCGCAGGTGCTCATGAAAAAAGCAAGATCCACAGTATGGAGTTTGCACCTTTCGTGCACTTTGAGATACGGGCTGAAGGGAAAAATTTTTCAAAGCTTCGTGTGACCATTGCTGAAGGTAAAAATAGAGAACTAAGACGTTTCTTTGCACATTTTGAAGCAAAAGTACTTGACCTTAAACGTGTCGCTTTTGGAGGTATAGAACTGAACAATCTGCCTACGAACAAAACACGTTATTTTACACGCAGAGAATATGATGATCTACACAAATTCATGAAACGTAGAACAAAGAATGCCGAAATAGAGGCAAAGAACAGAGCCAATGCAGCAAAACAAGAAGAGAAAAAATCTGATACATCAAAAAAGTATAGTAAAAAAGATTAA
- a CDS encoding KpsF/GutQ family sugar-phosphate isomerase: MDLIKIAQETFHIEADALYKAAERLDQNFLDAISLILGTKGKLIITGVGKSGLVGAKMAATFASTGTSSFFLHPTEALHGDLGMISKNDTLLAISSSGESEELTKILPHIKRFDIPLIGLTGNKESSLGSYADVFLDISVEKEACPLGAAPTTSTTLTMALGDALAVALMEQRGFKQEDFASFHPGGSLGRKLFVKIKDLMRTTDLPIIKDTTTLKDAIVAMSEGKLGTVLIVDADDKFIAILSDGDLRRALMKEGFSLDHLAIEYASQNPKSYTNTELLASEALEIIENGRIQLLPITNDAGKIIGVLHIHDLVNAGIKSK, from the coding sequence ATGGATCTCATTAAAATTGCACAAGAAACTTTTCACATTGAAGCAGATGCACTATACAAAGCTGCCGAACGTTTGGACCAAAACTTTCTGGATGCTATTTCACTGATATTGGGAACCAAGGGAAAGCTCATTATTACCGGTGTAGGGAAATCCGGTCTTGTAGGTGCCAAAATGGCTGCGACGTTTGCCAGTACGGGAACATCCAGTTTCTTTTTACATCCTACAGAGGCACTGCATGGGGACTTGGGGATGATAAGTAAAAACGATACCCTGCTCGCTATCAGCAGCAGTGGAGAGAGTGAAGAGCTTACGAAGATCCTTCCCCATATCAAACGTTTTGATATCCCGCTTATCGGGCTGACAGGGAATAAAGAATCATCACTTGGCTCTTATGCGGATGTTTTTCTTGACATTTCTGTAGAGAAAGAAGCATGTCCCCTGGGTGCTGCCCCTACGACATCTACCACGCTGACCATGGCATTGGGCGATGCCTTGGCTGTCGCACTGATGGAACAAAGAGGGTTCAAACAAGAGGATTTTGCCTCTTTCCACCCTGGAGGTTCGTTGGGAAGAAAACTGTTTGTGAAGATCAAAGATCTCATGAGAACCACAGATCTGCCTATTATCAAAGATACAACCACCCTGAAAGATGCCATTGTGGCCATGAGCGAAGGGAAACTGGGTACAGTGCTTATCGTAGATGCGGATGATAAATTTATCGCTATCTTAAGTGATGGTGACCTTAGACGGGCACTGATGAAAGAGGGGTTCAGTTTAGACCACCTGGCTATAGAGTATGCCAGCCAGAATCCTAAAAGCTATACCAATACAGAGCTACTGGCAAGTGAAGCCCTTGAAATTATAGAAAATGGACGCATACAACTTCTGCCTATCACCAATGATGCGGGGAAGATCATCGGAGTATTGCATATCCATGACCTGGTCAATGCCGGTATTAAAAGCAAATAA